One region of Mucilaginibacter gotjawali genomic DNA includes:
- a CDS encoding DEAD/DEAH box helicase → MLKQSLTNLKITALNEMQNAALAAAKKGDVILLAPTGSGKTLGFLLPLLNLLDSKIATVQVLILVPSRELALQIEQVFKTMGTGFKVNCCYGGHPVKIERNNLSQPPAVLIGTPGRLAHHLRRESFSTETIQTLILDEFDKSLEFGFQEDMTYIIRQLPALKKRILTSATKMQEIPAFTGISRPTEVDFLENKTNTPDLQLKAVISPAADKLDTLFSLICKIGDKATLIFCNHREAVDRISDLLWDRGLAHDIFHGGMEQEDRERALLKFRNGSHRLLITTDLASRGLDIPEIEYVVHYQLPHTEEAFLHRNGRTARMHAKGTSYLILTEDEKLAYVKQNPEIELLPEKPVVPKPSPWATLYIAAGKKDKINKVDIVGLLLQKGGLAKEDLGLIEVLDHSSYAAVKRNRIEHTVELISKEKIKGKKVKMEVSR, encoded by the coding sequence ATGCTCAAACAATCCCTCACCAACTTAAAAATTACCGCCCTTAACGAAATGCAGAATGCCGCTTTGGCCGCAGCCAAAAAGGGGGATGTAATTTTACTTGCGCCAACAGGTTCGGGTAAAACGCTGGGCTTTTTGCTGCCGCTGTTAAATTTGCTGGATAGCAAAATTGCTACCGTACAGGTGCTGATCCTGGTGCCCTCGCGCGAGCTGGCTTTGCAGATTGAGCAGGTGTTTAAAACAATGGGCACGGGCTTTAAGGTAAACTGCTGCTACGGCGGCCACCCGGTAAAAATTGAGCGGAACAACCTGTCGCAGCCGCCCGCGGTGCTGATAGGTACGCCCGGCAGGCTGGCCCATCACCTGCGCCGCGAGAGTTTTAGTACCGAAACTATCCAAACATTGATACTGGATGAATTTGATAAGTCGCTGGAGTTTGGTTTCCAGGAGGACATGACGTATATCATCAGGCAATTGCCCGCCTTAAAAAAGCGGATCCTTACCTCGGCCACCAAAATGCAGGAGATCCCGGCCTTTACGGGCATCAGCCGCCCCACTGAAGTTGATTTCCTCGAAAATAAAACCAATACGCCCGATCTGCAGTTAAAAGCCGTGATCTCGCCGGCGGCAGATAAACTGGACACGTTGTTTTCGCTCATCTGCAAAATAGGGGATAAGGCCACGCTGATTTTCTGCAACCACCGCGAGGCCGTCGACCGCATCAGCGACCTGCTATGGGACCGCGGCCTGGCACATGATATTTTCCACGGCGGCATGGAGCAGGAGGACCGCGAACGTGCCTTGTTAAAGTTTCGCAACGGCAGTCACCGCCTGTTGATCACTACTGACCTGGCCTCGCGCGGGCTGGATATCCCCGAGATTGAGTATGTGGTACATTACCAGCTGCCCCATACCGAAGAAGCTTTTTTGCACCGCAACGGCCGCACGGCACGTATGCATGCCAAAGGCACCTCGTACCTCATCCTCACCGAAGATGAAAAGCTAGCCTACGTAAAACAAAACCCCGAAATTGAACTACTACCCGAAAAACCGGTAGTGCCTAAGCCATCGCCCTGGGCAACGCTGTATATTGCCGCCGGGAAAAAGGATAAGATCAATAAAGTAGATATCGTCGGTTTGCTGCTGCAAAAAGGCGGCCTCGCCAAAGAGGACCTGGGATTGATAGAGGTACTTGACCATTCCTCCTACGCCGCTGTAAAACGCAACCGAATTGAGCATACCGTGGAGCTGATTAGCAAGGAAAAGATAAAAGGGAAGAAGGTGAAGATGGAGGTTTCCAGGTAA
- a CDS encoding GIY-YIG nuclease family protein, producing MSAVKKVKRLDGHPEIVVGGLACVEIASFLAMSAGIFLLFCMMFPKGGCVYIMTNKMHTVFYTGVSSDITGRVWQHKNKFYPNSYTARYNCDKLVYYAFYPRIEEAIAVENALKGGNRKNKIKLVNSMNPQWRDLYDDLIRE from the coding sequence ATGAGCGCAGTGAAAAAGGTTAAACGGTTGGATGGTCACCCGGAGATTGTGGTGGGTGGATTAGCATGTGTAGAGATTGCTTCGTTCCTCGCAATGAGCGCAGGTATTTTTTTACTATTTTGCATGATGTTTCCTAAAGGCGGCTGTGTCTATATCATGACCAATAAAATGCATACGGTTTTTTATACGGGTGTTAGCTCAGATATAACGGGGCGTGTTTGGCAGCATAAAAATAAGTTCTACCCCAATAGCTATACAGCCAGGTACAATTGCGATAAATTGGTTTATTACGCTTTTTACCCACGTATAGAAGAAGCGATTGCTGTGGAAAATGCGCTTAAAGGCGGAAACCGGAAAAATAAAATAAAGCTTGTTAATTCAATGAATCCGCAGTGGCGGGATTTGTATGATGATCTAATCAGGGAGTAA
- a CDS encoding DUF1456 family protein gives MSNNDIMKKLRVALKFTDDDIIKVLDLANFRITKTELGAIFRKEDHPNFKPCGDQILRNFLNGLIIHMRGPKE, from the coding sequence ATGAGCAACAACGATATCATGAAAAAGCTCCGCGTGGCGCTGAAATTTACCGATGACGACATCATCAAAGTACTCGATCTCGCCAATTTCCGTATCACCAAAACGGAACTCGGCGCCATATTCCGCAAGGAAGACCACCCCAACTTTAAACCCTGCGGCGACCAGATCCTCCGCAACTTTTTAAACGGGCTTATTATTCATATGAGAGGGCCGAAGGAGTAG
- a CDS encoding CAP domain-containing protein: MKWIVSIIIILNITFILPRGYGQETVSTPQFRRAFLKEINRVRETGCNCGVNYMPPVPPLVWNDQLEISSMGHAADMAYHNYFSHTSLDGRTMQDRIRAAGYGYKGYKSYAIGENIAEGPESITEVMKGWFHSPGHCRNLMSPQFKEVGVAFNNAYWVQDFGGRDEFSAYEQKMIKSGRYHLIEKE, translated from the coding sequence ATGAAATGGATTGTCAGCATCATCATTATATTAAATATTACCTTCATATTGCCCCGGGGCTACGGCCAGGAAACAGTAAGCACGCCGCAATTCAGGCGTGCGTTTTTAAAAGAAATTAACCGGGTAAGGGAAACCGGCTGCAACTGCGGCGTTAATTACATGCCTCCGGTACCGCCACTGGTATGGAACGATCAACTGGAAATATCGTCTATGGGGCACGCCGCTGATATGGCCTACCACAATTATTTTAGCCATACCAGCTTAGACGGGCGCACCATGCAGGACAGGATCCGTGCAGCAGGTTACGGCTATAAAGGCTATAAGAGTTATGCCATCGGCGAAAATATAGCCGAGGGCCCTGAAAGTATTACCGAGGTAATGAAGGGCTGGTTTCATAGCCCCGGGCATTGCAGAAACCTGATGAGCCCGCAGTTTAAAGAAGTTGGGGTTGCTTTTAACAACGCGTATTGGGTGCAGGATTTTGGCGGCAGGGACGAGTTTTCGGCATACGAACAAAAAATGATCAAGAGCGGCAGGTATCATTTAATCGAGAAGGAATAA
- a CDS encoding phosphatase PAP2 family protein: MGTAFSIGVKTTIRQGLVVFAISVAYLLISYWLVGFKTDQLFLIGLFNLLFYLSPVTRKFILGFSIFIVYWIIFDYMKAFPNYNYNTVHIADLYNFEKHLFGINYNGKLITPNEYWRLNGNTFLDIMGGIFYLCWIPVPLAFAAYLFFKDSEQFLHFSFTFVLVNFLGFIIYYLYPAAPPWYVEYHGFTFIPGTHGNTAGLVKFDQYFNAGIFKSIYSKGSNVFAAMPSLHSSYPVIVLYYSFKNRMGFANIFFVIVMLGIWFTAVYASHHYIADVIAGIICAITGIIIFNILLKRVTFFGAFLKRYQKSIQ, from the coding sequence ATGGGTACTGCTTTTAGTATTGGGGTTAAAACCACCATACGACAGGGCCTTGTTGTTTTTGCCATTTCAGTAGCTTATTTATTGATTTCCTATTGGCTGGTAGGCTTTAAAACTGATCAATTATTCCTGATCGGGTTATTTAACCTGCTGTTTTACCTGTCACCCGTAACACGGAAATTCATTCTTGGCTTTTCTATTTTTATAGTTTACTGGATCATCTTTGATTACATGAAGGCGTTCCCCAACTATAATTATAATACGGTTCATATTGCTGACCTGTATAACTTTGAAAAGCATCTTTTCGGCATAAATTATAACGGGAAGTTGATAACCCCGAACGAATACTGGAGGCTAAACGGCAATACATTTCTAGATATTATGGGCGGCATATTTTACCTGTGCTGGATACCGGTACCGCTGGCATTTGCTGCTTATTTGTTTTTTAAAGACAGTGAACAGTTTCTTCATTTTTCTTTCACCTTTGTTTTGGTGAATTTTTTAGGGTTTATTATTTATTACCTTTACCCGGCCGCCCCACCATGGTATGTGGAGTACCATGGGTTTACTTTTATCCCCGGCACCCATGGCAATACAGCAGGCCTGGTAAAATTCGACCAATACTTTAATGCAGGTATTTTTAAATCCATCTATTCAAAAGGATCCAATGTTTTTGCAGCCATGCCGTCCCTGCATTCATCATACCCAGTTATTGTTTTATATTACAGCTTCAAGAACCGGATGGGATTTGCCAATATTTTTTTCGTTATAGTAATGCTGGGGATTTGGTTTACAGCCGTTTATGCCAGTCACCATTATATTGCGGATGTTATCGCCGGTATTATTTGCGCCATTACCGGCATCATCATCTTCAACATACTACTGAAAAGGGTAACTTTTTTTGGAGCATTTTTAAAACGTTACCAAAAATCCATCCAATAA
- a CDS encoding sterol desaturase family protein has product MKKNYVSNSQDSVRMFKSSFLESLSKVHWTVPLFIFIPVIGFCIYKSFESAIGILTFIELFALGLFVWTLVEYIMHRFVFHYAPADKPWAQRIHFIFHGVHHDYPSDAMRLVLPPSVSIPLAALFYFLFNAILPVNDIWGFFPGFILGYLFYDITHYAIHHFNFKGNVWKKIKQHHMLHHYQDPDKGYGVSSPLWDKVFGSDFVKK; this is encoded by the coding sequence ATGAAAAAAAACTATGTTTCAAATTCACAGGACTCTGTGAGAATGTTTAAAAGCAGCTTTTTAGAAAGTTTATCAAAAGTACACTGGACTGTTCCCCTGTTTATTTTTATCCCTGTAATAGGTTTTTGCATTTATAAAAGTTTTGAGAGTGCAATAGGCATACTTACATTTATTGAGCTGTTTGCATTAGGCTTGTTTGTGTGGACACTGGTTGAATATATAATGCACCGTTTTGTGTTTCACTACGCGCCTGCAGATAAACCCTGGGCGCAAAGGATCCATTTTATTTTCCATGGTGTTCATCATGATTATCCCAGCGATGCCATGCGCCTGGTATTACCCCCTTCGGTAAGCATTCCGCTGGCAGCGTTGTTTTACTTTTTATTTAATGCGATATTGCCCGTAAACGATATATGGGGATTTTTCCCTGGTTTTATCCTGGGTTATTTATTTTATGACATCACTCATTACGCTATACATCATTTTAATTTTAAAGGCAATGTGTGGAAGAAAATAAAACAGCACCATATGCTGCATCATTACCAGGATCCTGATAAAGGTTACGGCGTTAGCTCACCTTTGTGGGATAAGGTTTTCGGGTCTGATTTCGTAAAAAAATAA
- a CDS encoding CDP-alcohol phosphatidyltransferase family protein produces the protein MEQQTSLRTHLQLSIYRVIDPVVKVFIKLGLTPNIVTSIGFILNVGVAIIFILGAEEGNRGDLSYVGWAGALILFAGLFDMLDGQVARLGNMKSTFGALYDSVLDRYSELIMFLGICYYLVGHHYFLSSIFAFIALMGSMMVSYVRARAEGLGIECKGGLMQRPERVVTIGLCAILCGITSFYIGGDYKLYVPGIKFHIFETMSIFTIPIVGVAILTNITAFKRLLDAKKALLEKDRTFR, from the coding sequence ATGGAACAACAAACATCATTACGAACCCATCTGCAATTGAGCATCTACAGGGTTATAGACCCGGTGGTAAAAGTTTTTATTAAACTGGGCCTTACCCCCAATATTGTTACGTCCATCGGTTTTATTTTAAATGTAGGCGTGGCTATCATCTTTATTTTAGGAGCTGAGGAAGGAAACCGCGGCGATCTGTCGTATGTTGGCTGGGCCGGCGCGCTGATTTTGTTTGCCGGCTTATTTGATATGCTTGACGGGCAGGTGGCGCGGCTGGGCAATATGAAATCTACTTTTGGCGCCCTTTATGACTCGGTGCTTGACCGGTACAGCGAACTGATCATGTTTTTAGGAATCTGCTATTACCTTGTCGGGCATCATTATTTTTTGAGTTCCATTTTTGCTTTTATTGCATTAATGGGGTCGATGATGGTGAGCTATGTAAGGGCCAGGGCCGAAGGTTTGGGCATTGAATGCAAAGGCGGCCTGATGCAGCGCCCCGAGCGTGTGGTCACTATCGGCTTATGCGCTATTTTGTGTGGAATTACTTCCTTTTACATTGGCGGCGATTATAAACTTTATGTCCCTGGTATTAAGTTTCATATTTTCGAAACCATGTCAATTTTTACTATTCCAATTGTAGGCGTAGCTATTTTGACCAATATAACCGCTTTTAAAAGGTTGCTTGATGCTAAAAAAGCCCTTTTAGAAAAGGACAGAACTTTCAGATAG
- a CDS encoding DUF5686 and carboxypeptidase-like regulatory domain-containing protein, producing the protein MDFKYNCWKLLLFCFLILSATILHAQNTDVSGTVIDAATKKPLPFVVVSFPGTSYGVNTDNNGKYALSTTLAVTKLKVSFLGYKEALFTIKPGVEQIINVKLAPMANQLQEVTVRSGKKPKYRNKDNPAVELIRKVIENREKNRPESYPYVEYKEYDKMQFSFANLKKSIMDKKWLQKYNFVLQNRDSTTVPGTYLTPIYLDEKLTQYYYRKDPEKEKTITLAQRAANFGPGIDSEGLTVYMKHMYYKVDIYSNVIFLMTTNFLSPIANSAPTFYKYFITDTVVVNNQKLVELSFTPRNLTDVLFVGKLYVTLDGNYAVQKANLTINKNINLNFVNGMSVNLEFEQNPDGKYHLSKSTTIADFGLSQNWKGGLFGVREIAYGNYVVNKQEPDSTYRNQEDAVPEAAKNKTDEFWQKNRIDTLTTAESKIYKNTDSLRNMPSFKRTVDLATLLIAGYKDYNTFEIGPANAFYSYNPIEGVKLRFGGRTTPNLSKRYYFETYAAYGFHDQKWKGFLSATYSLNNKSIYKFPQNYIRASVQYDTYIPGESLQFVQEDNVLLSIKRGNNTKYLYDLSYRLDYVHEYANHFSYAFGLNRQNQSPAGSLYFTQQNSTGQLESVHNLYTTDITATLRYAPDEQFYQGKIYRIQVPSKNPVFTFNYDAGLKNVLNGQYGYQKVSAQIDKRFYLSQLGWLDFTGQAGHLFGQVPYPLLDIFHANQTYSYQIYSYNLMNFLEFVADHYESITLDQHFNGFFFNKIPLFNKLHWRETASFKSIWGGLSNENNPSLHPNLYQFPVTATGQPITNGLGHTPYMEGSVGIENIFKFVRIDLVRRFSYLNDPGVARWGIRTLVQFNF; encoded by the coding sequence ATGGATTTTAAATATAATTGTTGGAAGCTGCTGCTATTTTGCTTCTTAATACTTTCCGCCACGATATTACATGCGCAAAACACTGATGTTAGCGGTACCGTAATTGATGCCGCCACCAAAAAACCCTTACCATTTGTGGTGGTGTCCTTCCCCGGAACCTCCTATGGCGTAAATACTGATAATAATGGGAAGTATGCACTGAGCACAACGTTAGCTGTAACCAAGCTCAAGGTTTCTTTTTTGGGTTATAAAGAAGCGCTGTTTACTATTAAACCAGGTGTAGAGCAGATAATAAATGTGAAGCTTGCACCTATGGCGAACCAATTGCAGGAAGTTACGGTGCGTTCGGGTAAGAAACCAAAATATCGCAATAAGGACAACCCGGCAGTTGAGCTGATCCGTAAAGTTATTGAGAACCGTGAAAAAAACCGTCCTGAAAGCTATCCATATGTAGAATACAAGGAATACGATAAGATGCAATTTTCTTTTGCGAATCTGAAAAAGTCCATCATGGACAAAAAATGGCTACAAAAATACAATTTCGTTTTACAAAACCGCGATAGCACTACTGTACCCGGCACTTACCTGACGCCGATCTACCTGGATGAAAAATTGACGCAATATTATTATCGTAAAGACCCGGAAAAGGAAAAAACAATTACGCTCGCACAACGCGCTGCCAACTTTGGGCCCGGCATTGATAGTGAAGGATTAACCGTTTACATGAAACACATGTATTACAAGGTTGACATTTATTCAAACGTTATTTTTTTGATGACCACGAATTTTTTGAGCCCTATCGCTAACTCCGCCCCTACCTTTTATAAATATTTTATCACGGATACGGTGGTTGTGAATAACCAGAAGCTGGTCGAACTTAGTTTTACGCCCAGAAACTTAACCGATGTACTTTTTGTGGGAAAGTTATATGTAACCCTTGATGGCAATTACGCGGTACAAAAAGCAAACCTTACTATCAATAAAAACATCAACCTGAATTTTGTAAACGGCATGAGTGTTAACCTGGAGTTTGAACAAAACCCGGATGGTAAATACCATTTAAGTAAAAGTACTACCATTGCCGATTTCGGGTTATCACAAAACTGGAAAGGGGGCCTTTTTGGGGTAAGGGAAATTGCGTATGGTAATTATGTGGTGAACAAACAGGAACCGGATTCGACATACCGCAACCAGGAGGACGCAGTACCCGAAGCCGCCAAAAACAAGACAGATGAATTTTGGCAAAAAAACAGGATAGATACGCTGACTACCGCTGAATCAAAAATATACAAAAACACAGACAGCCTGCGGAATATGCCTTCATTTAAACGGACCGTTGACCTGGCAACCTTGCTAATTGCAGGCTATAAAGACTATAACACATTTGAAATAGGCCCTGCAAATGCATTTTACAGCTACAATCCAATTGAAGGGGTTAAACTCCGTTTCGGAGGGCGCACCACCCCTAATTTAAGTAAGCGGTATTATTTTGAAACTTACGCTGCCTATGGTTTTCATGATCAAAAATGGAAAGGTTTTTTAAGCGCCACCTATTCGCTCAATAACAAATCAATATATAAATTCCCTCAAAACTATATACGTGCAAGTGTTCAATACGATACTTACATACCAGGAGAAAGTTTGCAGTTTGTACAGGAGGATAACGTATTGCTATCCATCAAAAGGGGTAACAATACAAAATATCTTTATGATTTAAGTTACCGGTTGGACTATGTTCATGAATATGCAAATCACTTTTCGTATGCTTTTGGGCTGAACAGGCAAAACCAATCTCCGGCGGGATCCCTCTATTTTACCCAACAAAACAGCACTGGGCAACTGGAAAGTGTACACAATTTATATACAACCGATATAACAGCAACCCTAAGGTATGCTCCTGATGAACAATTTTACCAGGGCAAAATTTACAGGATACAGGTACCAAGTAAAAACCCGGTTTTTACATTTAATTACGACGCGGGATTGAAAAATGTGCTCAACGGACAGTACGGTTATCAAAAAGTGAGTGCGCAGATTGATAAAAGGTTCTATTTGTCGCAACTTGGCTGGCTGGATTTTACAGGGCAGGCTGGTCATCTTTTTGGCCAGGTGCCATATCCCCTGCTTGATATTTTTCACGCCAATCAAACATATTCGTACCAGATCTACTCCTATAACTTAATGAACTTTTTAGAGTTTGTGGCAGATCACTACGAAAGCATTACGCTTGACCAGCATTTCAATGGCTTTTTCTTCAATAAAATACCATTGTTCAATAAATTGCACTGGCGGGAAACAGCATCATTTAAATCTATTTGGGGCGGATTGAGTAACGAGAACAATCCATCGTTACATCCAAACTTATACCAGTTCCCGGTAACGGCAACAGGGCAACCCATAACCAACGGCCTGGGGCATACCCCATATATGGAGGGTAGTGTTGGTATTGAAAACATTTTTAAATTTGTACGTATTGATCTGGTACGCAGGTTCTCCTATTTAAATGATCCGGGCGTTGCCAGGTGGGGTATCCGTACATTAGTTCAGTTTAATTTTTAA
- a CDS encoding inositol-3-phosphate synthase: protein MKTNIKPAEGKLGILIPGLGAVATTLIAGVEAVKKGISQPIGSLTQMGNIRLGKRTENRFPKVKDFVPLANLNDIVFGGWDVYSDNVYEAAMKAKVLEPGLLNQVKAELEVVVPMKAAFDKNYAKNLIGTNIKTGTRYELAQQVMEDILAFKERHGCDRIVLVWCGSTEIYYEASDIHQSLEKFEQALILDDKRISPSMIYAYSALKLGIPFANGAPNLTVDIPAMIELAKLTDTPIAGKDFKTGQTLMKTILAPGLAARSLGVRGWFSTNILGNRDGLVLDDPDNFKTKEVSKLGVLEDILRPDANPELYGDLYHKIRIDYYPPHGDNKESWDNIDIFGWLGYKMQIKINFLCRDSILAAPIALDLALFSDLAKRAGMSGIQEWLSFYLKSPQTAEGLHPENDIFKQLIKLQNTLRHLMGEDLITHLGLDYYQELVDVL, encoded by the coding sequence ATGAAAACAAATATCAAACCTGCTGAGGGTAAACTTGGGATACTGATCCCTGGTTTGGGTGCCGTAGCAACTACATTAATTGCCGGTGTTGAAGCCGTAAAAAAAGGAATATCGCAGCCAATTGGCTCGTTAACCCAAATGGGGAACATCCGTTTAGGCAAAAGAACCGAAAATCGTTTCCCCAAAGTAAAAGATTTTGTGCCGCTGGCAAACCTGAACGACATTGTTTTTGGCGGATGGGATGTTTACTCGGACAATGTTTATGAAGCCGCCATGAAGGCTAAAGTACTTGAACCCGGCCTTTTGAACCAGGTTAAAGCCGAACTGGAAGTTGTAGTGCCGATGAAAGCGGCATTTGATAAAAACTATGCTAAAAACCTAATTGGTACCAATATAAAAACCGGAACAAGGTATGAACTTGCGCAGCAGGTGATGGAAGATATTTTAGCATTTAAAGAACGCCATGGCTGTGACAGGATAGTGCTTGTTTGGTGCGGATCAACTGAAATTTATTATGAGGCATCCGATATTCACCAAAGTTTGGAGAAATTTGAGCAGGCATTAATCCTTGATGATAAACGTATCTCGCCAAGTATGATCTATGCCTACTCCGCATTAAAATTGGGTATTCCTTTCGCCAATGGTGCGCCGAATTTAACAGTAGACATTCCGGCGATGATTGAGCTGGCTAAATTGACGGATACCCCTATTGCAGGTAAGGATTTTAAAACCGGGCAAACCCTGATGAAGACCATATTAGCGCCAGGCCTGGCCGCCCGCTCATTGGGTGTAAGAGGTTGGTTTTCGACCAATATATTGGGCAACCGCGATGGTTTGGTGCTGGATGACCCGGATAACTTTAAAACAAAAGAAGTTTCAAAGCTGGGCGTACTTGAGGACATATTAAGGCCCGATGCCAACCCAGAATTATATGGGGACCTGTATCACAAGATCAGGATCGACTATTATCCGCCGCATGGCGATAATAAAGAGAGCTGGGACAATATTGATATTTTTGGCTGGCTTGGATATAAAATGCAGATAAAAATAAATTTCCTTTGCCGTGATTCCATCCTGGCAGCACCCATCGCTTTGGATCTCGCCTTATTCAGCGACCTTGCAAAACGGGCCGGTATGAGCGGGATACAGGAATGGCTCTCATTTTATTTAAAGTCGCCGCAAACCGCGGAAGGATTACACCCTGAAAATGACATCTTTAAACAGCTGATAAAACTACAAAACACCCTTCGCCATTTGATGGGCGAAGACCTCATCACTCACCTGGGGTTAGATTACTACCAGGAATTAGTAGATGTATTATAA
- a CDS encoding NAD-dependent epimerase/dehydratase family protein gives MKERVLITGASGFIGYHIIQEALKNNLEVYAAIRKSSNIAHLKDLDIKYTYPDFGDVSSLKKELAENKYDYIIHAAGATKARSQEEYNTINAGYTQNLATAALESGIQLKKFVLLGSLAAVGPLNNLKEVLTENSIPNPVTAYGKSKLLGEEKLKAFATLNFTILKPTGVYGPRDKDIFIFFKQIARGLEPYIGHTEQKFSFLYVTDLAKATIKALFNGNKGTFILSDGKSYDRYQLAGFIKDSMGVKAIKFHLPVKFVKIIAYLSEKYCALNKKASTLNVEKLNELMAVSWHCDIGNARKDLGFEPEYDLKAGVAESIKWYKTNKWL, from the coding sequence ATGAAAGAACGCGTGCTGATAACCGGGGCAAGCGGGTTTATTGGTTATCATATCATACAGGAAGCACTTAAAAACAATCTTGAAGTTTACGCTGCAATCAGAAAAAGCAGCAATATCGCCCATCTAAAGGATCTTGATATAAAATATACCTATCCCGATTTTGGGGATGTTTCGTCGCTAAAAAAGGAGCTTGCCGAAAACAAATACGACTATATTATCCATGCTGCCGGGGCAACCAAGGCCAGGTCGCAGGAAGAATACAACACCATTAATGCCGGGTATACACAAAACCTGGCCACCGCAGCGCTTGAAAGCGGCATCCAATTAAAAAAATTCGTGTTACTGGGCAGCCTGGCTGCGGTAGGCCCGCTTAACAATTTGAAGGAAGTATTAACGGAAAATTCGATACCTAACCCTGTTACGGCATACGGTAAAAGCAAACTATTGGGCGAAGAAAAATTAAAGGCATTTGCAACGCTAAACTTTACCATATTAAAACCTACCGGCGTTTATGGCCCGAGAGATAAAGATATATTTATCTTTTTCAAACAGATTGCCAGGGGACTTGAACCTTATATTGGCCATACCGAGCAAAAATTCAGCTTCCTTTACGTTACCGACCTGGCAAAAGCAACTATAAAAGCCCTGTTTAATGGTAATAAGGGTACTTTTATTTTATCCGACGGAAAATCGTACGATCGTTACCAGTTAGCCGGCTTTATAAAGGACTCCATGGGGGTAAAAGCAATAAAGTTTCATTTGCCTGTAAAGTTTGTAAAAATAATAGCATATCTATCCGAAAAATACTGTGCTTTAAATAAAAAAGCATCAACTTTGAACGTCGAGAAATTAAACGAGTTGATGGCGGTAAGCTGGCATTGCGATATCGGAAATGCCCGGAAAGATTTAGGCTTTGAACCCGAGTATGATTTAAAAGCCGGGGTTGCAGAGTCAATAAAGTGGTACAAAACAAATAAGTGGCTTTAG